The nucleotide window TGCCAGAGATCCCTGTTCGGTCGCTTCAAGGCGCACAGGGGGTGCCATGCCGTCCTCCATGGCTTGTTTCCAGCGTGGTGCGCAGACACACCAGTGATCGCCAGGTTTGAGCCCTGGAAACCCGTAGGCGGGCATCGGAGTGCTCAGATCATTTCCCTGCGCTTTGCTGTAGCTGAGAAAGCTTTCCGTCATCACACAACACACGGTGTGCTGTCCGTGGTCTGAGGGATCGGTCTTGCAATGACCATCGCGGAACCATCCAGTTAAAGGTTCACAACTGCAGAGCTCGAGCACTGATCCAAGAACGTTGAGATCCGTTCTCTGATCTTCGATTTGAGCATTGCTAAGGCTGGTCATTTGGGCCCCTCAAGCCCCTCAATTCTGACGAAGGAGTGCCACATTGCGCGACCAAGTGGTTGACGGATCCCGGGGGCGAGGCGTTAAAGGTCATTCAGTTATGCCTCCTCGATGGATTGGGAGTTCACTGAAGACGCGGCGTTCCTCGCCCTCTGCGATGCCTTTCGCGAAAGTGGGGAATCGTCTGCGATTGAATTTTTGGCCAATGGTGAGGGTGCCTTTCACTTTCAAGACCTTGCCCAGAACGCTGCAGGTGAAGGAATTGATCTGAGT belongs to Synechococcus sp. WH 7805 and includes:
- a CDS encoding DUF2237 family protein; translation: MTSLSNAQIEDQRTDLNVLGSVLELCSCEPLTGWFRDGHCKTDPSDHGQHTVCCVMTESFLSYSKAQGNDLSTPMPAYGFPGLKPGDHWCVCAPRWKQAMEDGMAPPVRLEATEQGSLAVIPLETLREHAHQGMD